A window of Bradyrhizobium diazoefficiens genomic DNA:
TGCCTGTCACGCCGAAGGACGCAGCCCCGCCACCGTCGGTGACCATCATCGGCCCGAGCGAGGCCCACGGCGTGCTCGGCCGCGACGTACGCAGTGCGGCCGGCGAGGACATGGGCCGCATCGTTGACGTCATCGTCGATCGCACCGGCCATGTCCGCGCCGCGGCCATCGACTTCGGCGGGTTTCTCGGCGTCGGCAGCCGCAAGATCGTGGTGGACTGGAACGCGCTGCGCTTCGGCAAGGTCGCCAACAAGAAGGACAGCATCACGCTGGAGTTGACCAAGGCGCAGGTTGCGGCTGCGCCGGAGTACAAGGAAGATGCGCCGATCGTCGTGCTCGGCGCGTCCGGCAGCCTTCAACCGCTGCAAGCGATCCAGTGAGGTGCGGGGAGGGCTGACCGCCTGTGCTGTTGTCGAGGAAGCCGAACCGTGCAGATCGCGACGGCCGCGTCGAGCAGGATAACGTCGCCGCGCTATCCTCCGCGGGCCTTCCGGCGCCGTCACGCCAGAGCCTGCGCGGCCTCGACTGGTTCATCTTCTTCCTCGCCGACGTGCAGACCGGATTCGGCCCCTTCATTGCGGTCTATCTGACGACCCAGAAATGGACCCAGGTCGAGATCGGCCTCGTGCTGTCGATCGGCGGTATCGTCGCGTTGATCGGGCAGATGCCGGGCGGCGCGATCATCGACGCCGCCAAATCGGAGCGGCTGGTTGCCGCCCTCGCGATCGCCACCATCGGCTGTTGCGCGCTGGCCTATGCCGCGATGCCTGTCTTCCCCGTCGTGGTGACCGCGGCCACCTTGCACGCGGCGGCGAGCTGCGTGCTCGGGCCGGCGATCGCCGCGATCAGCCTCGGACTCGTCGGCCCGCTCGCGATCGGAGAGCGGCTCGGTCGCAACGCGCGCTTCGCCTCGCTTGGCAACGGCGTCGCGGCGGCGGTGATGGGCACCGCGGGCTATCTGCTGTCGAGCCGCTCGGTATTCCTGGTCACCTTCCTGCTGGCGATTCCAACCCTGATCGCACTCTCGCGCATTCGCGAGCATGAGGTCGACATTGCGCGCTGTCACGGTGAGATGCCGCGCGAAGCCGCCGACCGTGGCGATACCAACATCTGGCACCTGATCCGGCAGCGTCCGCTCATCGTCTTCGCCCTCAGCGTGCTGCTGTTGCAGCTCGCGAACGCCGCGATGATGCCGCTGATGGCGAGCGCGGTGACGGCGCGATCGAGCCAATGGGCGACGGTGCTCGTCGCCTTTTGCATCGTCGTCCCGCAGGCCATCGTGGCGCTGCTCTCGCCGACGGTCGGCCGCAAGGCGCAGCTTTGGGGCCGGCGGCCGTTGCTTCTGATCGGATTTGGCGCCCTGATGATTCGCGGCCTGCTGT
This region includes:
- a CDS encoding PRC-barrel domain-containing protein, with the protein product MRASGTLTLGIAIVASLAVANSRAAGPNEANAPATAQPPASTVPVTPKDAAPPPSVTIIGPSEAHGVLGRDVRSAAGEDMGRIVDVIVDRTGHVRAAAIDFGGFLGVGSRKIVVDWNALRFGKVANKKDSITLELTKAQVAAAPEYKEDAPIVVLGASGSLQPLQAIQ
- a CDS encoding MFS transporter; translated protein: MLLSRKPNRADRDGRVEQDNVAALSSAGLPAPSRQSLRGLDWFIFFLADVQTGFGPFIAVYLTTQKWTQVEIGLVLSIGGIVALIGQMPGGAIIDAAKSERLVAALAIATIGCCALAYAAMPVFPVVVTAATLHAAASCVLGPAIAAISLGLVGPLAIGERLGRNARFASLGNGVAAAVMGTAGYLLSSRSVFLVTFLLAIPTLIALSRIREHEVDIARCHGEMPREAADRGDTNIWHLIRQRPLIVFALSVLLLQLANAAMMPLMASAVTARSSQWATVLVAFCIVVPQAIVALLSPTVGRKAQLWGRRPLLLIGFGALMIRGLLFATVRDPYLLVAVQVFDGITAAVFAVMIPLIVADVAFGSGHFNLAQGIVGTATGIGASLSTALGGYVSDKFGNATAFIGLSGIAATGLLLILLVMPETRRTA